One genomic window of Hydra vulgaris chromosome 03, alternate assembly HydraT2T_AEP includes the following:
- the LOC136078030 gene encoding uncharacterized protein LOC136078030, protein MPELSTCCIGKALNEQCYLSNKSKRYQELSKLNQELISLRSKINPIDFICSYHEKVYLSRYENEHRRYCCNPLNKHAKNVKNSLRVISLSYAKDFGLIPGQKICTSCRKVLNCKHNTKENELQEKEIYVDNHTLKEDLNSSIASFGCSPLKLVSKKDRVAYGKRKIDSVRAHTQKAVANVLGLEIAALCGIESPSKKCLKKTNTDLDNIMTQIKSKFEKTLSNSEKITLLTLTPDSWSIEKTQKFFFTSKRSVVQARKLSKKSGILSKPSPKSGRKLREDVITEVVHFYECDEYSRVCPGKKEFVSVKVDSKKQHIQKRLLLVNMKELHIEFKKKYNYLKVGFSKFCELRPKWCIPVGGASGLHAVCVCQYHQNVKLLVQKIPGISDYKILLKLMVCSIENRDCMLHSCDKCPAKKVLLDYIDT, encoded by the exons atgcCTGAGCTTTCTACTTGCTGTATTGGTAAAGCATTAAATGAACAGTGCTATCTatctaataaaagtaaacgCTACCAAGAACTGTCTAAACTAAACCAAGAGCTTATTTCTTTGAGAAGCAAAATAAATCccatagattttatttgtagcTATCACGAGAAAGTTTACTTGTCGAGGTATGAGAATGAACATCGCAGGTATTGTTGTAATCCGTTGAACAAGCACGCAAAAAATGTGAAAA ATTCTCTTAGAGTTATCAGTCTTTCATATGCCAAAGATTTTGGTTTAATACCTGGTCAAAAAATTTGCACTAGTTGCAGAAAAGTTCTGAATTGCAAAcataatacaaaagaaaatgaactccaagaaaaagaaatttatgttgACAACCATACATTAAAAGAAGATCTTAATTCAAGTATTGCAAGTTTTGGATGCTCACCTCTAaaacttgtttcaaaaaaagatagaGTTGCATATGGAAAGCGTAAAATTGATAGCGTAAGAGCTCATACACAAAAGGCTGTTGCCAATGTGCTAGGTTTAGAAATAGCTGCACTTTGTGGAATTGAATCACcctcaaaaaaatgtttgaaaaaaacaaacacagaTTTAGACAATATTATGACTCAAATcaagtcaaaatttgaaaaaacattgtcaaattctgaaaaaatcACACTTCTTACACTCACTCCAGACAGTTGGTCAATAGAGAAAActcagaagtttttttttacttcaaaaagaTCTGTAGTACAAGCCagaaaattaagtaaaaaaagtggaATACTATCAAAACCTTCTCCAAAATCGGGTAGAAAACTAAGAGAAGATGTAATTACAGAGGTTGTTCATTTCTACGAATGCGATGAATATTCAAGGGTTTGTCCAGgaaaaaaagagtttgtttCAGTTAAAGTAGATAGTAAAAAGCAACATATCCAAAAGCGCCTTCTACTAGTCAATATGAAAGAGCTacatattgagtttaaaaagaaatataattatcttaaagttggattttcaaaattttgtgagCTAAGGCCCAAGTGGTGCATTCCTGTGGGTGGTGCTTCTGGCCTGCATGCAGTTTGTGTTTGCCAGtaccatcaaaatgtaaagCTCCTTGTACAGAAAATTCCTGGAATTTCTGATtacaaaatcttattaaaattaatggtttGTAGCATTGAAAATAGAGATTGTATGCTGCATAGCTGCGATAAATGTCCTGCTAAAAAGGTTTTGTTAGACTACATTGACacttag